Genomic segment of Sulfurovum sp. UBA12169:
TCTCCCGCAAGTGTTTTTCCCACATGGGGTTTACCGGTTTTTGGATTGGTTCCCATGTTGTATCTCACTTCGGGATGGATTTTGCTTGCCCGGATCGATGCGGCCTGATGCGGTTCTCCAAGCGGCACGGGCATATCATAAAGAAGCTCCATCTTGTTTCCGCCGATCTCTATGAGTTGATTGTTTTGCGGATGCAGCGGCCCGACAGGTAAAAATCTGTCAATTGAAAGTTTATTGAGGGCGATGAGATATTCCCCTTGCGGGTCGGCAGATTTGCCCTCCATGGCTTCGAGGTGCCCGACATTATAATGTATATTGACTCTGTCTAGCAGTTTTAGTTTTTTGTAATCCCATTTTACAACCTGGGAGTCTACATATAAAGAGCTGTAAATTGTGCCGTCTTCTTTGCCAAAACTGTTATGCAGATGTCCAAGTCCAAGCTCCAGCTGTCCGTGCAGCGATTTTTTTATATCCAAAATCGGTATGCCGTAAAGGTCTTTTCCGATATATTCTTTGTTTTCTATTTGTTTCATGATTTTTTTAAAATCATAAACGGACGCATGGGTATCGAGTTTTCCCGAAACTACAATATACTGACCATCCGGGTTCACATCGATTCCGTGGGGAGATTTGTTTTCCGGAATCAAAAACAGGGCATCATTTTTAACAGCCACCTCGATGGGTACGACTTTGTGTCCGTTGATTATTTTGACATTTTTGTCATCTTTTGCAAGTTCGGCCAATTTTTTCCAGTTGTACACATGCAGATAGTCTGTATCGTTGCGGCTGCATCCGGCTTCAAAAGGAGGAAGCCCCTTTTCGATACCCCCTGTATAAAGTTCTGAATTATAAGAGTTTGTAAAAGCCCAGCCATCAGAAATGCCTTTGCCGGCATCGGTCAAGTCTTGCATATAAGGAGGAAATTCAAGCGTAAAAGACTCATCTACTTGAATCTTTCCTTTTTCTTTGTCAAATTTCCAAAACGTTACTCCCCCCCGATAGACATCCTGATATGCCTCAATAGGGTAGTAATCATTTGTAAGCGGCGCTGCATATTGGCAGGATTCGAGGATATACTCAGTGTTTGGAGTGATAAATGCACCGCCATGGCTTGACTTAAAGACCGGGTTAACTACAATTTGAGAGGTCTCAAAGTACTTCAAATCAATTACGGCAATTCTGGCATTCGCTTTATCGTTGATAAAAAGATAGTCTCCGTCATATTTCCCTTCGGTTTCGGAAAGTGCGGGGTGATGGGTATCGCCCCAGTTGATCTCTCTTCCTCTGATATTTCCCTGTCGCAATATCTCTTTTGAGTCAGTATCAAAACCATACCCCTGCCACGGCTCCGGAGTAAAAACGGCGATATATTTTAGTATCCTCATTGAAGGGATTCCGTAGACCAGCATCTGTCCTGACTGTCCGCCGCTCACAAAGGCATAATACTCGTCATGCTTGCCGCTGGGATGATAAACTTTTAGTGCGGCGAGCGCATCTTTTTCTGTAAGGCCGCGTTCTTCCATAATTTTCTGAAACTGCGATTGGGCCGTCATAGTTTGTGTTGCAACCAGCAACCCCAGTGCTGTTGTGCAGATAGTTTGTAAATATTTTTTCATTTTTTCCTCCTTGATAATTAAATATTTTTCATAAAACAACACAGTGTTCCGCTGTTTTTATTGGGCTTCAAATTGTGCAATTTCCTCGGCAAGTTTTTCCATCTCCTCATCTGACATATATTCAATAACGGCGATATGCATCTCATCTTCATTTGTTTTGTATTCAAGTATTTTTTTAAGTATTACATCTTTGTTCAATCCGATAAGTTTTGGCCCTACATTGCCTTCTCCGTTTACTCCGTGGCATGGAGCGCAATTGCTTTTGTACATCGGGCTTACTTTAAATTTTCCGGCAGATCCGGCTCTTTTTTCTAGAGCTTTTACTTTCAGCTCTTGCTCTTTTCTTTGCTCTTTTCTTTCTTGGATGATCGCTTCTTTTTGTTCTGTTGTGGGTTCCGGCGCTTCTATTGTCTCCGGTACTTTGGCTTTTGAACCATTAATGAGACTAGAAATTTTCCCCAATGTATCTACTTCGATATCCGTTTTTAGTACGTAAGCACTTGTGCCTATGCCTAGCAATAGCGCTATAAGCATTACAAAATGCTGCAGCGGTGTCGGTTTTTTTGCCGGTTGATTTTTTAGTGCTCTTGATTTGAGCCACCATGCCAGCAAAGACAAAATACTCATAGCGACCAATACCCAAAAACCAATTACAGGATAAGCATGTGTGGTAAATTGCGCCACTTTGCCGTCTCCTAAGATAACAGGCATAAACGGCTTGATTGTGATGGCTCCTCCGTGAAGATTGTGACCAAACCAATAAAGCCAATAGGCATAAATCCCCAAGAAAAGAAAAGGCAAAAGCACAGGAATGATCATCAGTCTGTTGATCCATTTGTTGTCATACGCAATAAAAAGCATAAGCAGCATCGCAAGCGCAATAAGAGCGTATGGCGCAAGAGAACTTTCGTATATGCCGCCTCTTTCCATGCGGGCCATACCGACATAGTGATTGATGGTGTTCATCTCATGCACTTCTCCGCTCAATCCGTCAAAGTGGATATACACAGGAAGCCCATAGGGAAAGGCTTCTTTGGGATAATTGGGCGCCTCCAAAGAAAAGTTCCACACAGGCAGCGACGGCACACCTATCTCTTCAGAAATTTCAATCATTTTTTTTAAATTATATCTTGCCGCCTGGGGAGTGTTTACGCCAATATACCTTCCTTTTTGGTAAAAATTCCAAAGCGGATACGTATAGGAGGGGATATCTTCAACTTTATTATCTTTGATGCGCTCCAACGTTCCATTGAAGCCTACGGATGGAATTATAAAACCGTACACTAAAAGCGCAAGTGCGACCGCAGCAAAAATCCTTGCCATAAAAAAGCTTCTATTCATACTAAACCTTTCTTCATTTATTTTTTAATTAGTTTTGTCTTGGATGCTGTTTTTTCATTATACATCAAAGCGTATTGTATCTCACTAAAATAGGCATGAAATTCGAAGCTTAGAGGTATTGTGAAGCCTTGAAGCAGTAATGTAATGTTGTAAAAATTATTTTTTAAAATATAAAACATTAGATTATTGTATAATCCATCCGAGCTTTTTAGGATGACGCAGGAAAGATATACTGCTATCGCTGCCGTTACTTTAATTAAAAATGTGGAATCATTGCATAAAAAGCGGCCAAAATAAGCAGTTTGTTTATAAACGACGGTTTTTCAAACGGCAATGGCACCCACACAGTGAAAAGGATAAGAATGAAAAAAATAGTAATGATCGCGATCGGTTTTGGATTGGCCGTTCAGCTTCAGGCAAATGATCTCAACAAAAGTGCGGAGACACTTAAGACCGCAGACCCCAAAAAAATGATAGAGATTTTTACTAAAGCGTGCGAGAGCGGCAATATGGTAGGATGCTATAACCTTGGGATGACATACGAAGCCGGAGAAGGTGTAACGCAGGACTTGTCCAAAGCAGCAGAATATTATCAGAAAGCCTGTGACGGCGGCGACGCACTTGGATGCCGCAATCTTGGAATAATGTATGCAAACGCAGAGGGCGTAAAGCAGGACAAAGAAAAAGCAGCAGAACTCTACCGAAAAGCCTGTGAGGGCAAAGATGCCGGAGGATGCCTGGCGCTTGGATTTATGTATGAGTCAGGAACAGGCGTAAAGCAGGACAAAGAAAAAGCAGCAGAATTTTACGGCAAGGCCTGCGAGGGCAATATCGCCCTTGGATGCTTGGCGCTTGGATTTATGTATGAGTCAGGAGAAGGCGTAAAGCAGGACAAAGAAAAAGCCAAAGAGTTTTACGACAAAGCCTGCAAAAGCGGAGATGCGGACGGATGCGAGCAGTATAAAAAAATGATCAATCCGTAAACCCAGGCAAAATTTGCTTTTTATCCCCGTGTTGTGCTGCAGCTTCAACCCATGGAAGCCGCAGCACAATTCTCGACTCTTCTGCAATATTGCATCATTAATCCCATACTTTTTACAAAATCAAAGCACTTTGATTTCATTGAACAGCGCAGCTAATTTTAAGAACGATTCATTTTGGACTCCCGGGAAACTTTGGACTGGCCGGTCAGGGCGCCATTTTAAAAATCTTTTTGCCGCATGTAAAAACATTTATATTTAAATTGTTACAATCACATTTAAAAAGGGGGGAGTTTTTGTGCAAAAACCATATCTAGAATCCATGCCCGATGCCGACGGCTTTTTTGGCAAATTCGGAGGCGCGTTTATACCGCCTCAGCTCGAAACAGCTTTCAAAGAGATCAATGGAGCCTACGACAAACTGTCAAAATCGTTTGAATTTTTTCATGAGCTTAGAAAAATAAGAAAACATTACCAGGGAAGACCAACCCCCATCACTTACTGCAAAAATCTTTCGGATTTTATCGGCGGCGGACAAATCTATCTCAAAAGAGAAGACCTAAACCACACGGGTGCGCACAAACTCAATCACTGCATGGCAGAAGCGCTCCTGGCAAAATACCTTGGCAAAAAGAAACTGATCGCCGAGACAGGAGCAGGGCAGCATGGGGTTGCGCTTGCAACGGCTGCGGCTTATTTTGGATTGGAATGCGAGATACACATGGGTGAAGTGGATATCGCCAAAGAGCATCCCAATGTGGTTCGCATGAAGATACTCGGAGCCAAAGTGGTTCCGGCCACCCATGGGCTTAAAACGCTCAAAGAAGCCGTTGACAGCGCCTTTGAAGCCTATTTGAAAGATCCGGCCACACAGCTCTTTGCTATCGGGTCGGTTGTCGGCCCGCATCCTTTCCCCAAAATGGTAAGAGATTTTCAAAGCGTTGTAGGATTTGAAGCCAAAGAGCAGTTTCATGAGATGATGGGCAAACTGCCCGATATGGTCACTGCATGCGTAGGCGGCGGCAGCAATGCAATGGGGATTTTCAGCGCTTTCATCGAAGATCCCGTCAAGCTCTATGCGGTGGAGCCTGCAGGCAAAGGCTCCGATCTCGGTGAGCACAGCGCCAGCCTGACCTACGGAAGCGAGGGGATCATGCACGGTTTCAACTCGATCATGCTCAAAGACAAAGAGGGCAATCCCGGTCCCGTGCATTCCATCGGAAGCGGGATCGACTATCCTTCTGTCGGGCCTGAACACGCGTATCTTAACAGCATAGGACGAACCAATATTGGGCTATGCAATGACGATGAAGCGGTGGATGCATTTTACACGCTTTCACAGCACGAAGGCATCATCCCCGCCCTCGAATCCGCACATGCGGTGGCATTTGCGATGAAGTATGCAAAAGAACACCCCAAAGAAGCCATTTTGATCAACCTTAGCGGAAGAGGCGATAAAGATATCGATTATGTGGTGGAGCATTATCCGATCCCCGTTAAACGCGGCTAGTGTTTAGCTGGCCGGTTTTTAAGTGTATAAATCAGTATGGACGGAAAATCCACCCCGTCTTGTGATACGTCACCACGGCATCTAAATTTCATAGAAGTTTCGATTTTTCTTTTGTTGTATTTGATAATATTTTTTTGCTTAAAATATTAATTTGTTATAGATATTGATATATATCAATATGATAAAAAATATTTATTATATAATTTAAAAAGCAAACCATAAAAAGCAGAATATTGAACGATGCATTTAAAGCCGCAAATTCCCATCACAAGAATACTTTGGATCGTAAAGCGATTATACAGATTGGAGAAATTAAACACTCTTTTACTTGCCAAAGAATATGATCTTTCTCGAAGAACCATTCATCGTGATTTGCTTAAAATCTCCAAAATAATTCCCTTGACTAACAAAAAAGGCTTATGGTCATTGGATGGGAAAGGTTTCTCAACAGAGGATAATCATTTTTGTCGATCATTGCTTCTTTCTTTTGCTCATAACCTTCAAATCGAAATAGATTGTTTGGAAAAAAATGATCTTACGCGTGACAAAGTCGGTTTTGCCATTGAATACAGACATCTACCTAAAAAACTTGGCGAAGAGATTATGCGCTGCATCGAAAATGAAAAAAGTGCTACTTTTAATTACTATAAACCAAATGGAACAACATTTAGAATGGCAGATCCCATCAAAATATACACCGAAAGCGGCAGATGGTATCTTATCGCCAAAGATCATAGGGATAATAGAGTCAAAACCTTTAATCTTTCTAAAATAAAAGATTTTAAACACTCGTCTTTGCCCTATACACTTACTGATGATATGCTTAACGCTGCTGATGAGCTTACAAGCATCTGGTCAAGCATCGATAAAAAAGAGGAAGTGGTCAAACTATATATCAGCTCGGAAGCAGCTCCGTATATTCGCGATATAAAACTGCATAAAACACAAATCATAGAAGATGAGCATCATGATGGCGGAATGGAAGTGCATTGTACGATCACTCATAGACTCGAGATACTCCCCCAGATCAAATACTGGCTGCCCAGAGTTCACATTTTAGAGCCAAAGTGGCTATGGGAGGGATTAATGAAAGATCTGGCAATCTATCAATATGAAGATCAAAAAATGCGGTATGAGTGACATATAGGTGTCTATATATATGTGGTAAAATTTTTGACAATAAAACCAAATAAAAAAGATGGGGAGAAAGAAATAGTTGGAACAACTGACCGATTTAAAAGCCATACTTCACTCCAAAAGAGCCAATATCTACTATCTTGAGAAGTGTCGCGTGATGCAAAAAGATGGTAGGGTACTCTATCTGAGCGAAGCAAGCAAAGAACATCAGTATTGGAACATTCCTATCGCCAATACGACGTGTTTACTGCTGGGTACGGGTACGTCGATTACCCAAGCGGCGATGCGGATGCTTGCTCAGGCGGGAGTCCTCGTGGGATTTTGCGGTAGCGGTGCAACGCCGTTGTTAATGGCTAACGAGATCGAATGGCTCACTCCTCAGAGCGAATACCGACCGACTGAGTATATTCAGGGGTGGATGCGTTTTTGGTTTGATGATCATAAGCGGTTGGAAGCAGCGAAACGTTTTCAGACGGAGCGGATCAATTTTCTCGAACAAGTATGGTCAAAAGATCGTGAGTTACGCTTTGAAGGGTTTGACTCTACTCATGATGAGATTAAAAAGATGTTACAAAATACCCGAGAAAATATTGAAATAGCGCCCAGTGTCGGAAAACTGTTGCAAATCGAAGCCGATCTGACCAAACGGCTCTACAAACGTGCTGCCAAAGTGACCGGAGTTTCCGGTTTCGTCCGCGAGCATAACTCTGCTGATCTTGCTAACGATTTTCTCAATCACGGCAACTATCTGGCATATGGATTAGCCGCCACGACTCTGTGGGTACTGGGTATCCCGCATGGCTTTGCGGTTATGCACGGTAAGACCAGACGGGGAGCTTTGGTTTTCGATGTAGCTGATTTGATCAAAGATGCACTGGTACTACCGTGGGCATTTATCGCTGCAAAAGAGAGGATGGATGAAAACGGTTTTCGTGCACAATGTCTTCAGGCATTCGTCGAACACGGAGCCATGGAATTTATGTTCAATCAGGTCAAAGAGATAGCCTTATCCCATAATGACTCGACGGAAAAACTCCCATGATGGTCACATTCGTATCGCAGTGTGAGAAAAAGGCACTTAAGCGAACAAGGCGGGTATTGGATAGCTTCGCCGACCGCATCGGCGATAATACGTGGCAGAGCATCATCACCCAAGAGGGACTCGAAGCGCTCAAAAAGCTACTCCGAAAAACAGCATCCAAAAGCACCGCTGTCAGCTGCCATTGGATACGTAGCCGCAGCCGAAGTGAACTGCTGTGGATCATCGGGAATCGAGAGAAGTTCAATGCGCAGGGGATTGTGCCGGTGCATTATACACAGAAGAATATTCTTAAAGATTATTATGAGAATGATTGGAAATATCTTCCTCTCATTAAGGCACTAATAGCAATGGCTGCACTCTTTCACGATTGGGGTAAAGCAACACGATTATTTCAAGAAAAACTTAATCCAGATACCAAAAAGCGTTTTATGGGCGATCCTATTCGGCATGAATGGATTTCTACATTGCTTTTAAATGTATTTGTAATGCAGCATGGTGGTGATACGGATGAAGCATGGCTTGAAGCGTTAAAAGAAGGGAATATTGACGAGAAAAAAATTATTCAGACTCTTCAATCTGAAGATCAAAAGCCTCTACTAAGCGTACCACCTATTGCCAAACTTTTGCTCTGGCTAATCGTATCACATCACCGATTACCGAGTTATTCTGTATATACCGATACTATCAAAAATGAATGGGCAGGAGAAGAAGCCAAAACGCTGGATGACGCACTGCAATACATTACAAAAGCATGGGGATATGAGAACCGTTTTGATGAAAAAGAGTATCAACGCTTAATCAAAGGGTGCTTCATTTTTCCAAAAGGGTTAATGAGCCAATCATCACGCTGGATGAAAGAGGTGAAAAAGTGGTCCAACAGACTGTATACAGTATTACCACTAGCTGAAACAGCACTATCTGATGGCAGTTATAGGGTCGTATTACATCATGCGAGATTAAGTCTTATGTTGGGAGATCATTTTTACTCTTCTCAAAACGCTGATGCAGGGTGGAAAGATGGGGTTGGACTTTACGCCAACACAGATAAAAAAACGAAACAGCTCAAACAAAAACTTGATGAACATTTAGTTGGTGTTTCAAAACATGCTCTAAATACTGTTCATCTTCTCCCTGCGTTTGAAAAAGAACTGCCTCGCGCTAGGGATCTGAAAGTATTGAAAAAAGCGAGTCCACGAGGATTCGTTTGGCAGGACAAAGCGGTTGACAAGATAAGCGAACAAGTAAAAGAGAAAGAACGGTTTGGTTTTTTTGCCGTTAATATGGCGAGTACTGGAAGCGGTAAAACATTTGCCAATGCAAAGATTATGCAAAGTGTCTCCGATGATGGACAAAGTCTACGCTATATTTTGGCATTGGGACTTAGAACGTTAACGTTACAAACCGGGGATGAATATCGTCAAAGAATTGGGTTGGATGATACAGAATTGGCTGTTTTGATTGGTTCAAAAGCAGTGATGCAACTCC
This window contains:
- a CDS encoding subtype I-F CRISPR-associated endonuclease Cas1, with protein sequence MEQLTDLKAILHSKRANIYYLEKCRVMQKDGRVLYLSEASKEHQYWNIPIANTTCLLLGTGTSITQAAMRMLAQAGVLVGFCGSGATPLLMANEIEWLTPQSEYRPTEYIQGWMRFWFDDHKRLEAAKRFQTERINFLEQVWSKDRELRFEGFDSTHDEIKKMLQNTRENIEIAPSVGKLLQIEADLTKRLYKRAAKVTGVSGFVREHNSADLANDFLNHGNYLAYGLAATTLWVLGIPHGFAVMHGKTRRGALVFDVADLIKDALVLPWAFIAAKERMDENGFRAQCLQAFVEHGAMEFMFNQVKEIALSHNDSTEKLP
- the trpB gene encoding tryptophan synthase subunit beta; the protein is MQKPYLESMPDADGFFGKFGGAFIPPQLETAFKEINGAYDKLSKSFEFFHELRKIRKHYQGRPTPITYCKNLSDFIGGGQIYLKREDLNHTGAHKLNHCMAEALLAKYLGKKKLIAETGAGQHGVALATAAAYFGLECEIHMGEVDIAKEHPNVVRMKILGAKVVPATHGLKTLKEAVDSAFEAYLKDPATQLFAIGSVVGPHPFPKMVRDFQSVVGFEAKEQFHEMMGKLPDMVTACVGGGSNAMGIFSAFIEDPVKLYAVEPAGKGSDLGEHSASLTYGSEGIMHGFNSIMLKDKEGNPGPVHSIGSGIDYPSVGPEHAYLNSIGRTNIGLCNDDEAVDAFYTLSQHEGIIPALESAHAVAFAMKYAKEHPKEAILINLSGRGDKDIDYVVEHYPIPVKRG
- a CDS encoding cytochrome C, with product MKKYLQTICTTALGLLVATQTMTAQSQFQKIMEERGLTEKDALAALKVYHPSGKHDEYYAFVSGGQSGQMLVYGIPSMRILKYIAVFTPEPWQGYGFDTDSKEILRQGNIRGREINWGDTHHPALSETEGKYDGDYLFINDKANARIAVIDLKYFETSQIVVNPVFKSSHGGAFITPNTEYILESCQYAAPLTNDYYPIEAYQDVYRGGVTFWKFDKEKGKIQVDESFTLEFPPYMQDLTDAGKGISDGWAFTNSYNSELYTGGIEKGLPPFEAGCSRNDTDYLHVYNWKKLAELAKDDKNVKIINGHKVVPIEVAVKNDALFLIPENKSPHGIDVNPDGQYIVVSGKLDTHASVYDFKKIMKQIENKEYIGKDLYGIPILDIKKSLHGQLELGLGHLHNSFGKEDGTIYSSLYVDSQVVKWDYKKLKLLDRVNIHYNVGHLEAMEGKSADPQGEYLIALNKLSIDRFLPVGPLHPQNNQLIEIGGNKMELLYDMPVPLGEPHQAASIRASKIHPEVRYNMGTNPKTGKPHVGKTLAGEERIERKENHVYVYSTMVRSHINPEHITVNKGDKVTMYITNVERAQDETHGFTIDHHDIHASVEPGETTQIDFVADIEGVFPYYCTEFCSALHIEMMGYLLVKDPKKDYEWIQKLKMEGLSAEELQKEYEKITANNEATNHVIEALFTFLEDKEYTKYPTVKNLVDDAKDQYTKIALEKEKAAKAHSENNLENAILFENMVWQYMIKTADSAIRAKDLLVTSLATPKSEEAKRGEEAFREGGCSGCHVVGRVSSGPDLIGVLKRHRNAEQWVAEYIKNPESKFHEPYMKKLIEFFNLKMPNQNMNDQEIKDIVEYFKWIDENADLF